A single region of the Paraburkholderia sp. SOS3 genome encodes:
- a CDS encoding FAD-binding and (Fe-S)-binding domain-containing protein — protein sequence MIDETPRAARAQPAKPFSGSAALLQRLEADLRGRVRGEVRFDQGSKALYAADASNYRQVPIAVVVPQDIDDLIATIAACERNDVPVLPRGGGTSQSGQCVNVAVIADASKFVNRIVSVDPAARTAIVEPGVVCDSLRDAAEQHGLTFAPDPATHSRCTLGGMIGNNSCGAHSVMAGKTVENIEALEVLTYDGARFWVGPTSEDELARIIAAGGRQGEIYAALKALRDRYAAQIRAKFPQIKRRVSGFNLDQLLPENGFNVARALVGTEGTCAVTLQAKVRLVHSPAQRVMLVVGFDNIYVAADAVPHFMRFKPIAIEGLDRVMIRGLQARGLKAEEIALLPPGDAWVVLEFGADTQEAAVHAAQEAARYFEAGQAGPNVSTKLVEARALQNKVWSIRETGASAVALTIEPGSPDPVVGWEDAAVDPMRLGDYLRAFQALVDRYGYETSLYGHFGDGCVHARITFDLRTHESIGHWREFLREAAHLVVEFGGSLSGEHGDGQAKAEFLPVMYGDELMQAMEQFKAIWDPQHRMNPGKVVHPYRADENLRMGPTYKPVTIQTKLTFASREGDGFRRAVERCIGMGKCRSLEGGTMCPSYRASREEAYSTRGRAHLFWEMLQGETIKGGWQSEEIKEALDTCLACKGCKSDCPTHTDMASYKAEFFSHYYEKHRRPRQAWFMGRIGEWAPFAARVAPLANLMTSAPLIGPIGKWVAGVAQARRLPAFARRTYRQIAAQQQQKTTSNAAGHTGSALDARGASANKVILWVDTFNDHFTPEIASAAADVLTRLGFEVVLPKKRLCCGRPLYDFGLLDRARELLVNVLDDLADDIAAGVPLVGLEPGCLSVFKDELLKQLPDSDAARRLSAQTFLFSDFVARQPFEWPKLDAQVIVHGHCHQKTLFGMQGDTALLERLGVQWKLLDTGCCGMAGSFGFNEAHYAMSEKIGEDKLFPAVRAASQQTIVLTNGFSCREQIEHGTGRHALHIAQLAQRALAQGSAQASRATAATAV from the coding sequence CTGATCGACGAAACTCCACGCGCGGCGCGCGCGCAACCGGCGAAGCCGTTTAGCGGCAGCGCCGCCCTGCTGCAGCGGCTCGAAGCCGATCTGCGCGGGCGCGTGCGAGGCGAAGTGCGCTTCGATCAGGGTTCGAAGGCGCTTTACGCAGCCGATGCGTCGAATTACCGGCAGGTGCCGATTGCCGTCGTCGTGCCGCAAGATATTGACGATCTGATCGCGACGATCGCCGCCTGCGAGCGCAACGACGTGCCGGTTCTGCCGCGCGGCGGCGGCACATCGCAGAGCGGGCAGTGCGTCAACGTCGCGGTCATTGCGGATGCGAGCAAATTCGTCAACCGCATCGTGTCGGTCGATCCGGCGGCACGCACGGCGATCGTCGAACCGGGCGTGGTCTGCGATTCGTTGCGCGACGCAGCCGAGCAACATGGCCTGACATTCGCGCCGGACCCGGCGACTCATAGCCGCTGCACGCTCGGCGGCATGATCGGCAACAATTCGTGCGGCGCGCACTCGGTCATGGCCGGCAAGACGGTCGAAAACATCGAAGCGCTCGAAGTGCTGACCTACGATGGCGCGCGTTTCTGGGTTGGCCCCACGTCCGAAGACGAACTCGCGCGCATCATTGCCGCGGGCGGTCGTCAGGGCGAGATCTATGCGGCGCTCAAAGCGCTGCGCGACCGGTACGCTGCGCAGATTCGCGCGAAATTCCCGCAAATAAAGCGCCGTGTCTCGGGCTTCAACCTCGATCAATTGTTGCCGGAGAACGGCTTTAACGTCGCGCGCGCACTCGTAGGAACCGAAGGCACGTGCGCTGTCACGCTGCAAGCGAAGGTGCGCCTCGTGCATAGTCCGGCGCAGCGCGTGATGCTGGTGGTCGGCTTCGACAATATTTACGTCGCGGCCGACGCCGTGCCGCATTTCATGCGCTTCAAGCCAATCGCGATCGAAGGACTCGATCGTGTGATGATTCGCGGCTTGCAGGCGCGCGGCCTGAAGGCCGAGGAAATTGCGTTGCTGCCGCCGGGCGACGCGTGGGTCGTGCTCGAATTCGGCGCCGATACGCAGGAGGCCGCCGTGCACGCCGCACAGGAAGCGGCGCGTTATTTCGAAGCAGGGCAGGCCGGTCCCAATGTGTCGACGAAGCTGGTCGAGGCGCGCGCGCTGCAAAACAAGGTGTGGTCGATTCGCGAGACGGGTGCCTCGGCGGTCGCATTGACGATCGAGCCCGGCAGTCCCGATCCGGTGGTCGGCTGGGAGGACGCCGCTGTCGACCCGATGCGGCTCGGCGATTATCTGCGCGCATTTCAGGCGTTGGTCGACCGTTACGGCTACGAGACGTCGCTATATGGCCACTTCGGCGACGGCTGCGTGCATGCGCGCATCACATTCGACTTGCGCACGCACGAGAGCATCGGCCACTGGCGCGAATTTCTGCGCGAGGCGGCGCATCTGGTCGTCGAGTTCGGCGGCTCGCTGTCGGGCGAGCACGGAGACGGTCAGGCGAAGGCCGAGTTCCTGCCCGTGATGTATGGCGACGAACTGATGCAGGCGATGGAGCAGTTCAAGGCGATCTGGGATCCTCAGCACCGGATGAACCCGGGCAAGGTCGTGCATCCCTACCGCGCCGATGAGAACCTGCGCATGGGTCCGACGTACAAGCCCGTCACGATACAAACGAAGCTCACGTTCGCGAGCCGCGAGGGCGATGGCTTCCGGCGTGCCGTCGAGCGCTGCATCGGCATGGGCAAATGCCGCTCGCTCGAAGGCGGCACGATGTGTCCGAGCTATCGCGCATCGCGCGAGGAAGCGTATTCGACGCGCGGCCGCGCACATCTGTTCTGGGAGATGCTGCAAGGCGAGACGATCAAAGGCGGCTGGCAAAGCGAAGAGATCAAGGAGGCGCTCGACACCTGCCTTGCGTGCAAGGGCTGTAAATCCGATTGCCCGACACATACCGATATGGCGTCGTATAAGGCCGAGTTCTTCTCGCATTACTACGAGAAGCATCGCCGTCCGCGGCAAGCATGGTTTATGGGGCGCATCGGCGAATGGGCGCCGTTTGCCGCGCGCGTCGCGCCGCTCGCGAATCTGATGACGTCGGCGCCGCTGATCGGCCCGATCGGCAAATGGGTCGCGGGCGTGGCACAGGCGCGCCGGTTGCCCGCATTCGCGCGACGCACGTACCGGCAGATCGCAGCGCAACAGCAGCAGAAGACGACCTCGAACGCAGCCGGCCATACAGGCAGCGCGCTCGACGCGCGCGGTGCATCGGCAAATAAGGTCATTCTGTGGGTCGATACGTTCAACGACCATTTCACGCCCGAGATCGCCTCGGCGGCAGCCGATGTGCTGACGCGTCTCGGTTTCGAGGTCGTTCTGCCGAAGAAGCGCCTGTGTTGCGGCCGGCCGCTGTACGACTTTGGCCTGCTCGATCGCGCGCGCGAACTGCTCGTGAACGTGCTCGACGATCTCGCCGACGACATTGCCGCCGGCGTACCGCTCGTCGGGCTCGAGCCCGGCTGCCTGTCGGTTTTCAAGGACGAATTGCTCAAACAGCTGCCCGACAGTGACGCAGCGCGGCGCCTGTCCGCGCAGACTTTCCTGTTCTCCGATTTCGTCGCGCGACAGCCGTTCGAGTGGCCGAAACTCGATGCGCAAGTCATCGTGCACGGTCATTGCCATCAGAAGACGCTGTTCGGCATGCAAGGCGACACGGCGCTACTCGAGCGCCTTGGCGTGCAGTGGAAGTTGCTCGATACCGGTTGCTGTGGCATGGCGGGTTCGTTCGGTTTCAACGAAGCGCACTACGCAATGTCGGAGAAGATCGGCGAAGACAAGCTGTTCCCTGCCGTACGCGCGGCTTCGCAACAGACGATCGTCTTGACCAACGGCTTTAGCTGCCGCGAGCAGATCGAACATGGGACAGGCCGGCATGCGCTGCATATCGCGCAACTTGCGCAGCGGGCGCTCGCGCAAGGTTCGGCGCAAGCGAGTCGCGCGACGGCGGCGACCGCGGTCTAG
- a CDS encoding helix-turn-helix domain-containing protein: MDTASAKPAESATSDLGRRVRAARVALDLTLENASRLCGVSRSTLSKVENGLMSPTFDVLQKIVLGLKIDLTDLFGATQKSGAGGRRAVTRKNGGQRHAYRGYQMELLATDLAHKAMLPFRIRISAHTLDAFDDWGRHEGEEFLYVISGSVCLYSELYAPTHLNAGDSIYFDSRTGHAAVSTSEEDADVLWVATGAEFVQPNAEPARKK; encoded by the coding sequence ATGGATACCGCTTCCGCCAAACCCGCCGAGTCCGCGACGTCTGACCTCGGCCGGCGCGTGCGCGCCGCGCGGGTCGCGCTCGATCTGACGCTGGAAAACGCGAGCCGCCTGTGCGGCGTGTCGCGCTCCACATTGTCGAAAGTGGAAAACGGGCTGATGTCGCCGACCTTCGACGTGCTGCAAAAGATCGTGCTCGGCCTCAAAATCGATCTGACCGACCTGTTCGGCGCGACGCAGAAATCAGGCGCAGGCGGCCGCCGTGCAGTCACGCGCAAGAATGGGGGGCAGCGTCACGCGTACCGCGGCTATCAGATGGAATTGCTGGCGACGGATCTCGCCCACAAGGCGATGCTGCCGTTTCGCATCCGCATTTCCGCGCACACGCTCGATGCGTTCGACGATTGGGGCCGCCACGAAGGCGAAGAGTTTCTCTATGTGATCAGCGGCAGCGTGTGCCTGTACTCGGAGTTGTACGCACCGACGCATCTGAATGCTGGCGACAGCATCTATTTCGATAGCCGTACCGGTCACGCGGCGGTGTCGACGAGCGAAGAGGACGCCGACGTGCTGTGGGTGGCGACGGGCGCCGAATTCGTGCAGCCGAACGCCGAACCGGCCAGGAAAAAGTAG
- a CDS encoding winged helix-turn-helix transcriptional regulator codes for MQIAFYTQNDHLFREIDKAFEEDGNYRCIRFTSELPLIRFLERHDAALVLFDAGRSVAAGRGVLSWRACHFRRDLPVMMIGQSWDTDSIIEALDAGVDEIAVGTPSAKEVLARARRTIAKNGGGTHSDSRISLGEYTIDRSTSAISINGQHIKLTARELTLAWLLFANAGTLLTREQIARAVWGKEAIIASRSIEQHIYKLRSKLSLGEHSNLQLKTVYSIGYVFDLVKTRPATVASARISEAVVAHPF; via the coding sequence ATGCAGATTGCCTTTTACACACAAAACGACCACTTGTTTCGCGAGATCGACAAGGCATTCGAAGAGGACGGCAACTACCGCTGCATCCGCTTTACGAGCGAGCTTCCGTTGATCCGTTTTCTCGAACGTCACGATGCGGCGCTCGTGCTGTTCGACGCGGGCCGAAGCGTCGCCGCCGGCCGGGGCGTGCTGTCGTGGCGCGCCTGCCACTTCCGCCGCGACCTGCCGGTGATGATGATCGGCCAGTCGTGGGACACGGACAGCATCATCGAGGCGCTCGACGCCGGCGTCGACGAGATAGCGGTCGGCACGCCGAGCGCAAAGGAAGTGCTGGCGCGTGCGCGCCGCACGATCGCGAAGAACGGCGGCGGCACGCATTCCGACAGCCGCATTTCGCTCGGCGAATACACGATCGACCGTTCGACGAGTGCGATCAGCATCAACGGCCAGCACATCAAGCTGACCGCGCGCGAACTGACGCTCGCATGGCTGCTGTTCGCGAACGCCGGCACGCTCCTCACGCGCGAACAGATTGCGCGCGCGGTCTGGGGCAAGGAGGCGATCATCGCGAGCCGTTCGATCGAGCAGCATATCTACAAGCTCCGCAGCAAACTGTCGCTCGGTGAGCACAGTAATCTCCAGCTCAAAACCGTCTATTCGATCGGCTACGTGTTCGACCTCGTCAAAACGCGGCCCGCCACGGTCGCGTCTGCGAGAATCAGCGAAGCCGTCGTCGCCCATCCGTTCTGA
- a CDS encoding helix-turn-helix transcriptional regulator, whose product MLATFYFPYVSMLTSTSIPPALTELISEGRIQAAAAQASRHVDTCDPDLLPGLLQLHGDLQMAVGMDVDAEESYREAQKLMRASKEQVRFASCRNAGWQALFRCRYGTAMSCFMRLVDQPGSELALRLEGYFGMFGVLFGLGRLRDADGVLDALDDLIDDSSTTLKNARGWRELLTAVRFDVATQSELRSHPELSDHVYWQSGLAGEGAPRIAPMQGTTPRVSTYTVQMPLLRARTDYLKQLMQLANGQRDVGHVLGAHADWAGKQGIASYQGAVRIEIVLASLAGGAPALAESILTLLNAEVRMPQSHRQLEYLYCFAKLRHQQERNAESLRVYTRYALTAMRCIRDEAGALARYAQRTVRVPEQLDDIGARLPARYRRAYRYLVDNLDRKDLSIREIAGEIGVTERALQSAFKSSLGSTPSEIVRRLRMERIRAELQTSEGAHENGILATANKWGVSNRSTLVNSYRREFNEAPSDTLNR is encoded by the coding sequence ATGCTTGCCACCTTCTACTTCCCCTACGTCTCGATGTTGACGTCGACATCGATCCCTCCCGCATTGACCGAGCTCATTTCCGAGGGCCGGATACAGGCCGCCGCCGCCCAGGCGTCGCGCCACGTCGACACCTGCGATCCCGATCTGCTTCCCGGCCTGCTGCAATTGCACGGCGATCTACAGATGGCGGTCGGCATGGATGTCGATGCCGAGGAGTCGTACCGGGAAGCGCAGAAGCTGATGCGCGCGTCGAAGGAACAGGTGCGATTCGCGTCTTGCCGCAACGCCGGCTGGCAGGCGCTGTTCCGCTGCCGCTACGGCACGGCGATGTCGTGCTTCATGCGCCTCGTCGACCAGCCGGGCAGCGAACTGGCGCTGCGCCTCGAAGGCTACTTCGGCATGTTCGGCGTGCTGTTCGGCCTTGGCCGTCTACGGGATGCGGACGGCGTACTCGACGCGCTCGACGATCTGATCGACGATTCGAGCACGACGCTCAAAAACGCACGCGGCTGGCGCGAACTGCTGACGGCCGTGCGTTTCGACGTCGCCACGCAAAGCGAGCTGCGCTCGCATCCGGAGTTGAGCGACCACGTATACTGGCAATCGGGCCTTGCCGGCGAGGGTGCGCCGCGCATCGCGCCGATGCAGGGTACGACGCCGCGCGTGAGCACATACACGGTGCAGATGCCGCTCCTGCGCGCACGCACCGATTACCTCAAGCAGCTGATGCAGCTCGCGAACGGCCAGCGCGACGTCGGCCATGTGCTCGGCGCACATGCGGACTGGGCGGGTAAGCAAGGTATCGCGAGCTACCAGGGCGCGGTGCGCATCGAGATCGTGCTCGCGAGCCTCGCCGGCGGCGCGCCCGCGCTGGCCGAATCGATCCTCACGCTGCTCAATGCGGAAGTGCGGATGCCGCAAAGCCATCGACAGCTCGAGTATCTGTACTGCTTCGCGAAGCTGCGCCATCAGCAGGAGCGCAACGCGGAATCGCTGCGCGTCTACACGCGCTATGCGCTGACGGCGATGCGCTGCATTCGTGACGAAGCGGGCGCGCTCGCGCGTTACGCGCAGCGCACGGTGCGTGTGCCGGAGCAACTCGACGATATCGGCGCGCGGCTGCCTGCGCGTTATCGCCGCGCGTACCGGTATCTGGTCGATAATCTCGATCGCAAGGATCTGTCGATTCGCGAGATCGCCGGTGAAATTGGTGTGACCGAGCGCGCGTTGCAAAGCGCGTTCAAGAGCAGCCTCGGTTCGACGCCGAGCGAGATCGTGCGCCGCCTGCGCATGGAACGCATCCGCGCCGAATTGCAGACATCCGAAGGTGCACACGAAAACGGCATTCTCGCCACGGCGAACAAGTGGGGCGTCAGCAACCGCTCGACGCTCGTGAACAGCTATCGCCGCGAGTTCAACGAAGCGCCTTCCGATACGCTGAATCGCTAG
- a CDS encoding anti-sigma factor has protein sequence MKLDDMLLMAYVDGDLSPIERQEIEKEIAASPEAAERVALFSASRLPYNDAFADQKLPPVPESLTKKIEALARAHTAPASAASASSSASEPVSSDRSANDAHIEHDAKMPPSAPVRSRMRVAPAWLAVAFVAGAFCFGGVLRLAPGLNPAQSALTTASNGPSTWIRAVVDYQKLYSRETVAFGPVDTETSAQTVAQIRQDDKLSLRVPDLSSAGLTFKRVTRLRFQGKPLVQIEYLPPEGPPVALCVMKDMRPDVAVAQATVSDMNVVTWRQDELHYALVGGENKGLDLMAIGKQISGQGVDQLFGKANSASAEHRTLG, from the coding sequence ATGAAACTGGACGACATGCTACTCATGGCGTATGTCGACGGTGACCTATCGCCTATCGAACGTCAGGAAATCGAAAAGGAGATCGCGGCTTCTCCCGAAGCGGCCGAGCGTGTAGCGCTGTTTTCAGCATCGCGTCTGCCGTATAACGATGCGTTCGCCGACCAGAAGCTGCCTCCGGTCCCCGAAAGCCTGACGAAAAAAATCGAAGCTCTGGCGCGCGCTCATACGGCGCCGGCCAGCGCTGCATCTGCGTCGTCGTCTGCATCCGAACCTGTGTCGTCGGACCGCAGCGCGAACGACGCGCACATTGAACATGACGCGAAAATGCCGCCGTCTGCGCCCGTGCGTTCGCGAATGCGCGTCGCGCCTGCGTGGCTCGCGGTGGCGTTCGTGGCAGGCGCGTTCTGTTTCGGCGGGGTATTGCGTCTCGCACCGGGCCTCAACCCTGCACAGAGCGCGTTGACCACCGCATCGAATGGACCTTCGACGTGGATTCGGGCAGTAGTCGATTATCAGAAGCTTTATTCGCGTGAAACCGTTGCGTTCGGCCCCGTCGACACCGAGACGTCCGCGCAAACGGTCGCGCAGATCCGTCAAGACGACAAACTATCGTTGCGCGTGCCCGACCTGAGCTCTGCCGGTCTCACGTTCAAGCGCGTCACGCGTCTGCGTTTTCAGGGCAAGCCGCTCGTGCAGATCGAGTATTTGCCTCCGGAAGGCCCGCCGGTTGCATTGTGTGTGATGAAAGACATGCGGCCGGACGTGGCAGTCGCGCAGGCGACCGTGTCCGATATGAACGTCGTCACGTGGCGGCAGGACGAGTTGCACTACGCCCTTGTCGGCGGGGAGAACAAGGGCCTTGATCTGATGGCGATCGGCAAGCAGATCTCCGGGCAAGGCGTCGATCAACTGTTCGGCAAGGCCAATTCGGCTTCGGCGGAGCACCGCACGCTAGGTTAG
- a CDS encoding RNA polymerase sigma factor, which produces MTDADLPSLLPGMLPRLWAFALRITGDQHDAEDLVQRACVRALERAHQLRPGTAPLSWMFSIVHSTWINELRARSVRSRSSMQWDDALLETVADPAARSPEVQVMNGQIIDAVSRLPEAQRVVMLLVAVEGLSYSEAAEVLEVPVGTVMSRLSRARQAIGAHFGVREGQKMKNAVKSKGEVS; this is translated from the coding sequence ATGACCGACGCAGACTTACCCAGCCTCCTGCCGGGCATGCTGCCGCGCCTGTGGGCGTTCGCGCTGCGCATCACCGGTGATCAGCACGATGCGGAGGATCTTGTTCAGCGCGCGTGCGTGCGCGCTCTCGAGCGTGCTCATCAGTTAAGGCCCGGCACGGCGCCGCTTAGCTGGATGTTTTCTATTGTGCATTCGACATGGATCAACGAGTTGCGCGCACGCAGCGTGCGCAGCCGCTCCAGCATGCAATGGGACGACGCATTGCTCGAAACCGTTGCCGACCCGGCTGCACGTTCGCCTGAAGTTCAAGTGATGAACGGACAGATCATCGATGCGGTCTCACGCTTGCCGGAAGCACAACGCGTCGTTATGCTTTTGGTTGCGGTGGAAGGCCTGAGCTATAGCGAGGCTGCAGAAGTCCTCGAGGTGCCAGTCGGAACGGTCATGAGCCGTTTGTCGCGGGCACGCCAGGCCATAGGTGCGCACTTCGGCGTGCGGGAAGGCCAGAAAATGAAGAATGCGGTTAAGAGCAAGGGCGAAGTGTCATGA
- a CDS encoding catalase family peroxidase, whose amino-acid sequence MAKTFEYLNKVLHASQAGWASPSLLLRYAIIVVAIGGISFAYAFSAGWVGWPIHRAPLSATRIVNTFESVTGPHPGFRRNHAKGICVTGRFESNGAGTALSRAHVFAPGVIPVVGRFSVPGTNPTVADGESRLRSLALRFAVPDAQEWRTAMNSAPIFSVRTPDEFVAELAAHRVDKATGKPDPARIAAFEAQHPDARAFREWNRAHPASSGFDNATYYSVSAFRFVKADGTSRYVRWSMVPDAAYQPVDATQRRDPDFLAHRLVNTLGRGPLRWHLMLAVAQPGDAINDATRVWPQTPDRERIDAGTLVIDHAEAQIDGPCRNVDFDPLVLPAGIEPSADPLLAARSATYMESFYRRMSEEVRYSSKR is encoded by the coding sequence ATGGCGAAAACGTTCGAGTACCTGAATAAAGTGTTGCACGCGTCGCAGGCAGGGTGGGCTTCTCCATCGCTTCTGCTGCGTTACGCGATCATCGTCGTCGCGATCGGCGGGATTTCGTTCGCTTATGCGTTCTCCGCGGGCTGGGTCGGTTGGCCCATTCATCGCGCGCCGCTTTCGGCCACGCGCATCGTCAATACATTCGAATCCGTAACGGGCCCGCACCCGGGTTTCCGCCGTAATCACGCTAAAGGTATTTGCGTCACTGGCCGATTCGAAAGCAACGGTGCGGGCACCGCGCTTTCTCGCGCACACGTGTTCGCGCCTGGCGTGATTCCCGTCGTCGGACGCTTTTCGGTACCGGGCACGAATCCGACCGTAGCCGACGGAGAATCGCGCCTACGCAGCCTCGCACTGCGTTTCGCGGTTCCGGACGCACAGGAGTGGCGCACTGCGATGAACTCGGCGCCGATTTTTTCCGTGAGGACGCCGGACGAGTTCGTAGCGGAACTCGCGGCGCATCGCGTGGACAAAGCAACCGGGAAGCCGGATCCCGCCCGCATCGCCGCGTTCGAGGCACAGCATCCGGACGCGCGCGCATTTCGTGAATGGAACAGAGCACATCCCGCTTCGTCAGGCTTCGACAACGCAACGTACTACAGCGTCAGCGCATTCCGCTTCGTTAAAGCGGACGGCACTTCGCGATACGTGCGCTGGAGCATGGTGCCCGACGCTGCGTACCAGCCCGTCGATGCGACGCAACGCCGCGATCCGGATTTTCTCGCGCATCGGCTCGTCAACACGCTGGGTCGCGGTCCGTTGCGCTGGCATCTGATGCTCGCGGTCGCGCAGCCGGGCGATGCGATCAACGATGCGACGAGGGTCTGGCCGCAAACGCCTGATCGCGAGCGCATCGATGCGGGCACACTGGTTATCGACCACGCGGAGGCGCAAATCGATGGGCCTTGCCGCAACGTCGATTTCGATCCGCTGGTTTTGCCGGCCGGTATCGAGCCGTCCGCGGACCCGCTGCTCGCTGCGCGCTCGGCCACGTATATGGAGTCGTTTTACCGGCGCATGTCGGAAGAAGTTCGTTACTCAAGCAAACGTTAG
- the trpC gene encoding indole-3-glycerol phosphate synthase TrpC, protein MSDVLTRIVSVKREEIAANRQAKPIEVLQREAQVQPVRDFVGALRAKHASGLPAVIAEAKKASPSKGLIRDPFEPAQISASYQRHGAACMSVLTDRNFFQGSPADLTAARNACNLPVLRKDFMVDPYQFHEARAMGADCILLIAAALEPAQMREFEALAHSLKMAVLVEVHSREELDVALTLKTPLVGINNRNLRTFEVTLDTTLGMLRDIPEDRIVVTESGILRPADVERMRDAGVDTFLVGEAFMRAQDPGAELARLFFNA, encoded by the coding sequence ATGTCCGATGTTCTGACCAGAATCGTTTCCGTCAAGCGCGAAGAGATCGCCGCGAACCGGCAAGCGAAGCCAATCGAGGTATTGCAGCGCGAAGCACAAGTGCAACCCGTGCGCGACTTCGTCGGCGCGCTGCGCGCAAAGCATGCGAGCGGCCTGCCCGCAGTCATCGCGGAAGCAAAAAAGGCAAGCCCGTCCAAAGGACTGATTCGCGACCCATTCGAACCCGCGCAGATCTCCGCGTCGTATCAGCGGCACGGTGCGGCCTGCATGTCGGTGCTGACCGACCGCAACTTCTTTCAAGGCTCCCCGGCGGATCTGACCGCCGCGCGCAACGCCTGCAACTTGCCCGTGCTGCGCAAAGACTTCATGGTCGACCCCTATCAGTTCCACGAAGCGCGCGCGATGGGCGCCGACTGCATTCTGCTGATCGCCGCGGCACTCGAACCCGCGCAAATGCGCGAGTTCGAAGCGCTTGCGCATTCGCTGAAGATGGCTGTGCTTGTCGAGGTCCATTCGCGCGAAGAACTGGACGTTGCATTGACGCTAAAAACGCCTCTGGTGGGCATCAATAACCGCAATCTGCGCACTTTCGAGGTCACGCTCGACACCACGCTAGGCATGCTGCGCGACATTCCGGAAGACCGGATCGTCGTCACCGAGTCAGGCATTTTGCGCCCCGCCGATGTCGAGAGGATGCGCGATGCGGGCGTCGACACGTTCCTCGTCGGCGAAGCGTTCATGCGCGCGCAGGATCCGGGCGCCGAACTCGCGCGGCTATTCTTTAATGCGTAA
- a CDS encoding molybdopterin-dependent oxidoreductase: MNSSRKPIDQNVSATDAGAARDSRAQPLRERIVLADHKPQIERVERRLFLRSSLSLGALAMLSGCNMQDGDSVDKVLWAMSRWNDRVQAWLFNPNRLAPTYSASQITTPFPFNAFYPEYNVPDIDGSDYALEVSGLVADKSDWNLARLRKLPQTSQITRHICIEGWSAIGEWRGVPFRTFLQRIGADTSARYVGFKCADHYYTSLDMATALHPQTQLTLDFGSEPLPPKYGYPLKLRVPTKLGFKNPKHIAAIFVTNEYPGGYWEDQGYNWYSGS; this comes from the coding sequence ATGAATTCTTCGCGCAAACCCATCGACCAAAACGTGAGTGCGACAGACGCCGGCGCCGCCCGCGATTCCCGCGCGCAGCCGCTGCGCGAGCGCATCGTACTCGCCGATCACAAGCCGCAAATCGAACGCGTCGAACGGCGCCTTTTCCTGCGCTCGTCGCTGTCGCTCGGCGCGCTCGCCATGCTGTCGGGCTGCAATATGCAGGACGGCGATTCCGTCGACAAGGTCTTATGGGCCATGTCGCGCTGGAACGATCGCGTGCAGGCGTGGCTGTTCAACCCGAACCGGCTTGCGCCAACCTATTCCGCGAGCCAGATCACCACGCCGTTTCCGTTCAACGCGTTTTACCCCGAGTACAACGTGCCCGATATCGACGGTTCCGACTATGCACTCGAAGTGTCGGGCCTCGTCGCCGATAAAAGCGACTGGAATCTCGCGCGTCTGCGCAAACTGCCGCAAACCTCGCAGATTACGCGGCACATTTGCATCGAGGGATGGAGCGCGATCGGCGAATGGCGCGGCGTGCCGTTTCGTACGTTCCTGCAGCGCATCGGCGCCGATACGAGCGCGCGCTATGTCGGCTTCAAATGCGCGGACCACTATTACACGAGTCTCGACATGGCGACCGCGCTGCATCCGCAGACCCAGCTCACGCTCGACTTCGGCAGCGAACCGCTGCCGCCGAAATACGGCTACCCACTCAAACTGCGTGTGCCGACCAAGCTCGGTTTCAAGAACCCGAAACATATCGCGGCGATCTTCGTGACCAACGAATATCCGGGCGGTTATTGGGAAGATCAGGGCTACAACTGGTACAGCGGTTCGTGA